The region AGCAATGCAGGTTATCACACCGCGTTGGTGGGTAAGTGGCACCTTGGAGATGAAAAACATTATATGCCCACACAGAGGGGGTATGATCATTTTACCGGGTTTTCCCATGGCGGGATGAAGTCAAAATCTCCCGATGTCTTGGTGGAAGGAAACTGGAAAACATACAAGGGTGAATATACACCTGATGTATTAACAGATTTCACAATGGATTACATCCGTGAATTTCAGGATGAGCCTTTTGCTATTTCTTTACATTACTGGGCTCCACATGCCAATACAGATTTTCCTGAAGGTTTTCAGCCTCCCTATGATGATCGCTCTTGGTTACCCCTCAAAGATGAGGATTTAAAGCACTGGAGAGATATGGATCTGAAACTTCCCAATCCGGATTTTCCCAATTTGGATGTTCAACGTGTTAAACGCATGATGCGCGAATATTATGCAGCTGTCCACAGTGTAGACCGGAATATAGGCAGGATTATGGAGCTGTTGGATGAATTAGATCTAAGAGACAATACGATTGTTATTTTCACCTCCGACCATGGTTATATGATGGGTCATCATGGATTGTGGCATAAGGGAAATGGACGATGGATCACAACAGATCGAAAGGATCCATTTGGTTTATACGAGAATGGCAGGCCGAATCTATATGACTACAGTCTGAAGGTTCCATGTGTGATTCGATGGCCGGAAGTCATTGAACCGGGTACTAAAATAGAGGAAACCATTGAATCAATAGATTGGTTTCCGACGATCCTGGCTATGACCAATGTTAGCAAACCAGATGGAGTAATCCTGAGAGGAGATAATTTTTTACCGTTATTGAAAGGGAAAGATATACCATGGAATAACAGCCTCTATGGGGAATATAAAACGCTTCGTTCTTATCGTTCTCAGGAATGGAAGCTTGTACGTCATTTCGCCGACCCAGAAAAGGATGAGTTGTATCATATAGCAGTAGACCCTGATGAAAATGTCAACCTAATACATGATTCAAGAAAGCAGATTCAAAAGATTATAAATATGCTGGATGAAAGAATTATCAATAAAATGAGAGACTTAGACGATCCCTTATTGAGAAAGAATGTGGATCTGTGAAAGATTATGAAGTTGCTAATGTAAAAAAATAAGTTAATTATGAAGGATAATAAAAATTCAGGAATTTCCCGACGCACATTCTTAAGAAATTCCGCTACCGCTGCAGCTGGGCTGACAATATTGCCCAGTTATGTTATTGGTGGTTTTGGGATAAAAGCCCAAGGAATTGATTATAAAAAAGTAAAGAATGCCGAGCAGCATGTTGTTTACCATCAAAAGGGCCGTTTCGCCGGTTGGCCCGCCAATAATGGTTCATGGATTTTTGATAATGATGAAATTTTGGTTGGATTTACCGAGGCTCCCTATGAAGTGAAAGAAGGACATAATCTTACACATCCTTATTCTTCGTGGCTGGCCCGTAGCAAAGACGGCGGAGAAACCTGGCATGCATGGGATCCTGAAGGGTATGTAGGTGATTTTGGAGATCAGCCGGAACTGAAAAAGGTAGAGAAACCCATTAATTTTCGTCATGAAAAGTTTGCCATGCGATTGGTTGGAACTGCTTATCATGGAGCAAATGATCCGCGTGGTCATTTTTTTTATAGCTATGATGGAGGTAAAAGCTGGAATGGTCCATATAGTTTTGGAAATTTAAAAAATCACCCACAGCTTACAAAATACTGGGAAAAAGTTGAAATCACCTCCCGTACCGATTACATCGTAACTGGAAAACATGAATGC is a window of Bacteroidales bacterium DNA encoding:
- a CDS encoding sulfatase-like hydrolase/transferase, whose product is SNAGYHTALVGKWHLGDEKHYMPTQRGYDHFTGFSHGGMKSKSPDVLVEGNWKTYKGEYTPDVLTDFTMDYIREFQDEPFAISLHYWAPHANTDFPEGFQPPYDDRSWLPLKDEDLKHWRDMDLKLPNPDFPNLDVQRVKRMMREYYAAVHSVDRNIGRIMELLDELDLRDNTIVIFTSDHGYMMGHHGLWHKGNGRWITTDRKDPFGLYENGRPNLYDYSLKVPCVIRWPEVIEPGTKIEETIESIDWFPTILAMTNVSKPDGVILRGDNFLPLLKGKDIPWNNSLYGEYKTLRSYRSQEWKLVRHFADPEKDELYHIAVDPDENVNLIHDSRKQIQKIINMLDERIINKMRDLDDPLLRKNVDL